From the Lampris incognitus isolate fLamInc1 chromosome 6, fLamInc1.hap2, whole genome shotgun sequence genome, one window contains:
- the LOC130114633 gene encoding cadherin-related family member 5, with product MSGWGGCLDGQDIFATIRENSLRGELITELIADTTGEWVQWRLEGKDADWFFLDGRNLRLNTSSEKVLNREVQGPVLMAELECYEEEMLQSVYNIMVEVLNENDNSPVFAENTVQSLIVTELTPVNTVVFTVQATDEDDDKIIYSIDPTSPDAEYFKVDLPNSGEIMLSKPLDYETKTLLTVTIHASEMSTAEHFNASTTVTITVLDGDDQYPQFVPCTLLFQDKSNRICTNPVYTVNVTEGEEDIVLDFSPGPIHAVDGDKGISSPLSYTILSGADDGRFLMDGKTGEVRLTRGVKDRLTTPTLRLQVMAYQDDDPRKYTVATALVHILAVNQFQPRFDRTEYHGFVTEGKNPAALINTYGSKVLMLRVQDHDFMHGFNPMIYFTFSPASNHSDAFQVTQEGLVIAKTSQLKPKQKHILEVAAVDQESGDAAFASIVVEVLPKGQAIPLGPSGSDHLTSCTVGKALALCVLFLTILGGMTYAMSWLTRKHKGKKDPLERGCVAQGKHPNVSLRWFQLVSHHSAMAQMDEVPSNCEDLGTYNPSFSIQDKPGIYIHQDLPPCRGPTPPSTTAAPDTSFIPTESACNPVIFNSDVSVPVKSSCNSPAMHPAVSEVKPADKAENAASPKDNPGSPNPPSDKALDPTVASDDLAPPSPSLVSENVISTPPVLSPNTEMKPPNISRDTVNPVTNPSSSAPSSPTPSCHPTIASTDTDTPYHTPGTDSLPDPSSAQQEAPYPKEINNPPPTPENAPLKVALVRVDMSSLATTTMTPEQTSVTLSTDMPSQVDLPSTSTSTSDTTHTDGHPEEPGDTTACPPQERSASTTSGNTQDSRGEGEEDDDGFLGDEDADKNSDGELESDEEELLRVLARLNPTFMLISK from the exons atGTCTGGATGGGGTGGATGTTTGGATGGTCAAGACATATTTGCGACGATCAGAGAAAACAGCCTCAGAGGAGAACTCATCACTGAGCTCATCGCAGACACCACAGGAGAATGGGTTCAATGGAGGCTTGAAGGGAAAGATGCCGACTGGTTCTTCCTGGATGGGCGAAACCTTCGTCTCAACACATCGTCGGAGAAGGTCCTAAACCGTGAG gttcaGGGCCCTGTCCTAATGGCTGAGCTTGAATGTTACGAAGAGGAAATGCTTCAG AGCGTGTACAACATCATGGTGGAGGTTCTCAACGAGAACGATAATTCACCAGTGTTTGCAGAGAACACGGTCCAATCTCTTATTGTCACCGAG CTGACACCTGTGAATACAGTGGTGTTTACTGTCCAGGCCACGGATGAAGATGATGACAAAATCATTTACTCTATTGACCCAACATCT CCTGATGCAGAGTATTTCAAGGTAGATCTCCCCAACAGCGGAGAGATCATGCTGTCAAAACCTCTGGACTATGAGACTAAAACCCTGCTCACAGTCACGATCCACGCCTCG GAGATGAGCACCGCTGAGCACTTCAACGCCAGCACCACGGTCACCATCACGGTCCTGGACGGAGACGACCAGTACCCGCAGTTCGTGCCCTGCACACTGCTCTTCCAGGACAAGTCCAACCGCATCTGCACCAACCCCGTGTACACAGTCAACGTCACGGAGGGGGAAGAG GACATTGTTTTGGACTTCTCTCCTGGTCCTATTCATGCTGTGGATGGGGACAAAGGAATCAGCTCCCCACTCAGTTACACCATTCTCTcag GGGCTGACGATGGGCGTTTCCTGATGGACGGGAAGACAGGAGAGGTGAGGCTGACCCGCGGGGTCAAGGACAGACTTACAACTCCAACGCTGCGTCTGCAGGTCATG gcCTACCAGGATGACGACCCCAGGAAGTACACGGTCGCCACGGCTCTGGTGCACATTTTGGCTGTGAACCAGTTTCAGCCACGGTTCGACAGGACTGAGTACCACGGCTTTGTGACCGAGGGCAAGAACCCCGCCGCTCTTATCAACACCTACGGCAGCAAAGTGCTGATGTTACGTGTGCAGGACCACGACTTTATGCAC GGATTCAATCCAATGATCTACTTCACCTTCAGTCCTGCGTCCAACCACTCAGACGCTTTCCAAGTCACACAGGAGGGACTCGTAATTGCCAAGACCAGCCAGCTCAAACCAAAGCAGAAACACATCCTGGAG GTGGCAGCTGTAGACCAGGAATCAGGTGATGCTGCCTTTGCAAGTATAGTAGTGGAGGTGCTGCCCAAAGGACAAGcaa TCCCTCTAGGTCCTTCAGGAAGTGACCATCTGACAAGCTGTACAGTGGGCAAAGCGTTGGCACTGTGTGTCTTGTTCCTTACTATACTGGGAGGTATGACGTACGCCATGTCGTGGCTGACCCGCAAACACAAGGGGAAGAAAGACCCACTGGAGAGAGGGTGTGTGGCCCAGGGCAAACATCCCAATGTG AGCTTAAGGTGGTTCCAGCTG GTCAGTCACCATTCCGCCATGGCACAGATGGATGAAGTACCCTCTAACTGCGAGGACCTCGGTACCTACAACCCTTCCTTCAGCATCCAGGACAAACCTGGCATCTACATCCACCAAGACCTGCCCCCCTGCCGAGGCCCTACCCCACCCAGCACAACCGCTGCACCCGACACCAGTTTTATCCCCACAGAATCGGCGTGCAACCCTGTGATCTTCAACAGCGATGTTTCTGTACCAGTCAAAAGCTCCTGCAACTCCCCCGCCATGCATCCGGCTGTTTCTGAAGTAAAGCCTGCAGATAAGGCTGAAAACGCGGCCTCACCCAAAGACAACCCTGGCTCACCCAACCCACCTTCCGACAAAGCCTTAGACCCTACAGTGGCTTCTGATGACCTTGCACCACCTAGCCCTAGCCTTGTGTCCGAAAATGTTATTTCTACTCCACCTGTCCTTTCTCCTAACACAGAAATGAAACCACCTAACATCAGCCGTGACACTGTAAACCCTGTCACCAACCCGTCTTCTTCTGCACCTTCTTCTCCTACTCCTTCATGTCATCCCACGATCGCTTCAACAGATACCGACACACCATATCACACACCTGGTACTGACAGCCTGCCAGATCCCTCGTCTGCCCAGCAAGAAGCACCTTATCCAAAAGAGATTAACAACCCTCCACCCACACCCGAGAACGCTCCTCTTAAAGTCGCATTAGTCCGCGTTGACATGTCCTCCCTTGCCACAACTACAATGACACCAGAGCAAACGTCCGTGACTTTATCTACAGACATGCCCAGTCAGGTGGACTTGCCCTCCACCTCTACCTCCACctcagacacaacacacaccgaTGGGCATCCGGAGGAACCAGGGGACACCACCGCCTGTCCACCTCAAGAACGAAGTGCCTCGACGACCTCGGGAAACACCCAGGACAGCAGAGGAGAGGGTGAGGAAGACGATGACGGCTTTCTGGGAGACGAAGACGCGGACAAGAACAGTGACGGCGAATTAGAGTCTGACGAGGAAGAGCTGTTGAGAGTGCTCGCTCGTTTGAATCCCACTTTTATGCTAATTAGCAAGTGA
- the calub gene encoding calumenin-B codes for MELRPLIMCFALCAVYATSKPTEKKDRVHHDEPLSNRDHDDSENFDYDHEAFLGQDEAKTFDQLTPEESKERLGMLVERIDEDKDGYVTVEEMKTWIKHAQKKWIYDDVDRQWKGHDLNGDGMVSWEEYKNATYGYILDDPDPEDGFSYRQMMARDERRFKMADLDSDMKANKEEFTAFLHPEEYDHMKDIVVLETMEDIDKNGDGLIDLDEYIGDMYNQEGDPTEPEWVKTEREQFTEFRDKNKDGKMDKDETRDWILPSHYDHAEAEAKHLVYESDEDKDGRLTKMEIVEKYDLFVGSQATDFGEALARHDEF; via the exons ATGGAGCTGCGACCTCTTATCATGTGCTTTGCACTCTGCGCTGTCTATGCAACCAGTAAACCCACTGAGAAGAAGGACCGGGTTCACCATGATGAACCACTCAGTAACCGAGACCACGATGACTCGGAGAACTTTGATTATGATCACGAAGCCTTCCTGGGACAAGATGAGGCGAAGACCTTCGACCAGCTCACTCCAGAGGAGAGCAAGGAGAGGCTGGG TATGTTGGTAGAACGTATAGATGAGGATAAAGATGGTTATGTGACTGTGGAGGAAATGAAGACGTGGATTAAGCATGCTCAGAAGAAATGGATCTATGATGACGTGGACCGGCAGTGGAAAGGTCATGACCTGAATGGGGATGGAATGGTGTCCTGGGAGGAGTATAAAAATGCCACATACGGATACATTCTTG ATGACCCTGACCCTGAAGATGGCTTCAGCTATAGACAGATGATGGCCCGTGATGAAAGGAGGTTCAAAATGGCTGACCTGGACTCAGACATGAAAGCCAACAAGGAAGAGTTCACAGCATTCCTTCACCCCGAGGAGTATGACCACATGAAAGACATTGTAGTGCTG GAAACTATGGAAGACATCGATAAGAATGGAGATGGTTTAATCGACCTGGATGAATACATAG GTGATATGTACAACCAGGAGGGGGATCCCACCGAACCTGAGTGGGTGAAGACCGAGAGGGAGCAGTTCACAGAATTCAGAGACAAAAACAAAGATGGGAAGATGGACAAAGACGAAACCAGAGATTGGATTCTGCCCAGCCACTATGACCATGCAGAGGCTGAGGCAAAGCATCTGGTCTACGAGTCAGATGAAGACAAA GACGGCCGTCTAACTAAGATGGAAATTGTGGAGAAGTACGACCTATTTGTGGGCAGCCAGGCAACTGACTTCGGAGAGGCCCTCGCGCGACACGATGAGTTCTAA
- the gtf3c6 gene encoding general transcription factor 3C polypeptide 6 gives MEDEWEEEEQLVVAELSGVINNEFLSSCRGTCKILEIDSEKPMMQVGPYVFVGEYEDALGTCVLFEESPPSGETACPDLKYKCHTVKKLMMQRTFLTDKKEEETNTGGSGTAGQKDTSHSSPDPNDVNRQGETREQTTSEDQQGDAEEMTVG, from the exons ATGGAGGACGAATGGGAGGAGGAG GAGCAGCTGGTGGTGGCGGAGCTCTCCGGCGTAATAAACAACGAGTTTCTGTCCAGCTGCCGGGGCACGTGCAAAATACTG GAAATTGACAGTGAAAAGCCGATGATGCAAGTTGGACCGTACGTATTTGTGGGGGAGTATGAAG ACGCTCTGGGCACTTGTGTGCTTTTTGAGGAAAGTCCACCAAGTG GAGAAACAGCTTGTCCCGACCTCAAGTACAAGTGTCATACTGTGAAAAAACTAATGATGCAGCGCACCTTTCTCACTGATAAGAAAGAAGAGGAAACAAACACAG GTGGCAGTGGTACTGCTGGACAAAAAGACACATCTCACTCCAGTCCAGACCCAAACGATGTCAACCGTCagggagagacaagagaacagacAACCAGTGAAGATCAACAAGGAGATGCGGAAGAAATGACAGTGGGCTGA